A section of the Microbacterium forte genome encodes:
- the resB gene encoding cytochrome c biogenesis protein ResB codes for MSSTTERSSDPLRPSDHVDGEESITQPRLGFVGWLRWGWRQLTSMRTALILLLVLAIAAIPGSIFPQRMADPNGVTQWERDNPDLFPVLDGLKMFDVYLSPWFSAIYLLLFASLVGCVIPRIRHHAKALQARPPRTPARLKRLADFRAVERTSPDAPADAAATIDIATKQLKALGYRVERYDSGRTASVSAERGYWRESGNLLFHLALVGVLITVGVGGGFAYTGQRVLVEGETFANTLLDYDSMNRGRFVGDGALAPYSMRLDSFDVTYQPFGEPGSGQAGDFSANVTVQENGEERTGSVKVNEPLGVADDNVFLLGNGYAPTITVRDPDGEVVFTNSTPFLPQDNNMTSLGVIKIPDGLSEQVGLVGFFYPTTGVLDTGAFFSGFGDLTNPTLTLDVYTGDLGINEGIPRSVYVLDTTGMTKVTGRTTDLESIELTPGQTADLPNGMGTVTFEDESPAGATDASQSVKRFASLQIHRDASGPWVLGFALLALGGLMLALFIPRRRVWVKATGQDGIVSLEYAGLARGEDPTLATAVDDLVAGHARLMDAAGVTTAVEAPVATGDESDNAATASEAVRDGDPEHPASDTPKVD; via the coding sequence GTGAGCAGCACAACCGAGAGGTCCAGCGATCCGCTGCGCCCGTCAGACCACGTCGACGGCGAGGAGTCGATCACCCAGCCACGCCTCGGGTTCGTGGGCTGGCTGCGCTGGGGCTGGCGTCAGCTGACCTCGATGCGCACCGCGCTGATCCTGCTGCTCGTCCTCGCGATCGCGGCGATCCCCGGCTCGATCTTCCCCCAGCGGATGGCCGACCCCAATGGCGTCACCCAGTGGGAGCGCGACAATCCCGATCTCTTCCCCGTGCTCGACGGGCTGAAGATGTTCGACGTCTACCTGTCGCCGTGGTTCTCGGCCATCTACCTGCTGCTGTTCGCCTCCCTCGTCGGCTGCGTCATCCCGCGCATCCGTCACCACGCCAAGGCGCTGCAGGCGCGGCCCCCTCGCACGCCCGCACGTCTGAAGCGACTCGCCGACTTCCGTGCCGTCGAGCGCACGTCGCCAGACGCGCCAGCCGACGCTGCGGCGACGATCGACATCGCGACGAAGCAGCTCAAAGCGCTCGGATACCGCGTCGAGCGCTACGACTCGGGCCGCACCGCGTCGGTCTCGGCCGAGCGCGGCTACTGGCGCGAGTCGGGCAACCTGCTCTTCCACCTCGCCCTCGTCGGCGTGCTGATCACCGTGGGGGTCGGGGGAGGGTTCGCCTACACCGGCCAGCGCGTGCTGGTCGAGGGCGAGACGTTCGCGAACACGCTGCTCGACTACGACTCGATGAACCGCGGCCGCTTCGTCGGCGACGGGGCGCTCGCGCCGTACTCGATGCGCCTCGACAGCTTCGACGTCACCTACCAGCCCTTCGGCGAGCCCGGCTCGGGTCAGGCCGGCGACTTCTCGGCCAACGTCACGGTGCAGGAGAACGGCGAGGAGCGCACCGGCTCGGTCAAGGTCAACGAGCCTCTCGGCGTCGCCGACGACAACGTCTTCCTGCTCGGCAACGGCTACGCGCCGACGATCACCGTGCGCGACCCCGACGGGGAGGTCGTGTTCACGAACAGCACGCCCTTCCTGCCCCAGGACAACAACATGACGTCGCTCGGCGTCATCAAGATCCCCGACGGTCTCAGCGAGCAGGTCGGCCTCGTCGGCTTCTTCTACCCGACCACGGGTGTGCTCGACACGGGCGCGTTCTTCTCCGGCTTCGGGGACCTCACCAACCCGACGCTCACCCTCGACGTCTACACCGGCGACCTGGGCATCAACGAGGGCATCCCCCGCTCGGTCTACGTGCTCGACACCACCGGCATGACCAAGGTCACCGGACGGACGACAGACCTCGAATCGATCGAGCTCACGCCCGGACAGACGGCCGACCTGCCGAACGGCATGGGGACCGTGACCTTCGAGGACGAATCGCCGGCGGGGGCCACCGACGCCTCGCAGTCGGTCAAGCGCTTCGCCTCGCTGCAGATCCACCGCGACGCGTCGGGTCCGTGGGTGCTCGGCTTCGCACTTCTCGCGCTGGGCGGACTCATGCTCGCCCTGTTCATCCCTCGGCGCCGAGTGTGGGTCAAGGCGACGGGGCAGGACGGCATCGTCTCTCTCGAGTACGCCGGTCTCGCGCGCGGCGAGGATCCGACTCTCGCCACGGCTGTCGACGACCTCGTGGCCGGTCACGCGCGTCTGATGGACGCCGCGGGAGTGACGACTGCGGTCGAGGCGCCGGTCGCGACCGGCGACGAGTCCGACAACGCCGCGACGGCGTCCGAGGCCGTCCGCGACGGTGACCCCGAGCACCCTGCATCCGACACCCCGAAAGTAGACTGA
- a CDS encoding cytochrome c biogenesis CcdA family protein, whose amino-acid sequence MNPGTIIDSGALWLAIPVAMLAGLISFLSPCVLPLVPGYLGFLGGAVTPRRERSENGSGVATVEAPARGRLVFGVLLFILGFSLVFVSLTALGGLANVFLLQWGELITRILGGVIILMGLVFLGLFGFAQRELRFQVDSKAGLIGAPLLGIALGIGWAPCMGPTLAAIFALSFNQGDPVRAGMLGLAYSLGLGLPFLLVALGFGWATKTIGFLRRHIRVVNVIGGVLLIVLGLLMLTGLWTDIMSRLTVVIGSVPLPF is encoded by the coding sequence ATGAACCCCGGGACGATCATCGACTCAGGAGCGCTGTGGCTCGCGATCCCGGTAGCGATGCTCGCTGGGCTCATCTCCTTCCTCTCACCGTGCGTGCTTCCGCTGGTGCCGGGCTACCTCGGGTTTCTCGGGGGAGCGGTCACCCCTCGACGAGAGCGGTCGGAGAACGGCAGCGGCGTCGCGACGGTCGAAGCTCCCGCTCGCGGACGACTCGTGTTCGGTGTGCTGCTGTTCATCCTGGGCTTCAGTCTCGTGTTCGTCTCGCTGACAGCGCTCGGCGGGCTCGCCAACGTCTTCCTGCTGCAGTGGGGTGAGCTGATCACCCGCATCCTCGGCGGCGTGATCATCCTGATGGGACTCGTGTTCCTCGGTCTCTTCGGCTTCGCCCAGCGCGAGCTGCGCTTCCAGGTCGACTCCAAGGCCGGCCTGATCGGCGCACCGCTGCTGGGAATCGCGCTCGGAATCGGCTGGGCTCCGTGCATGGGGCCGACGCTCGCCGCGATCTTCGCCCTCTCGTTCAACCAGGGCGACCCGGTGCGTGCCGGCATGCTCGGCCTGGCGTACTCGCTCGGCCTGGGCCTGCCGTTCCTGCTGGTCGCTCTCGGGTTCGGGTGGGCCACCAAGACGATCGGGTTCCTCCGTCGCCACATCCGCGTCGTGAACGTCATCGGCGGCGTGCTGCTGATCGTGCTCGGCCTGCTGATGCTGACCGGCCTCTGGACCGACATCATGTCTCGACTGACGGTGGTGATCGGCAGTGTCCCCCTCCCGTTCTGA
- a CDS encoding TlpA family protein disulfide reductase, with protein sequence MPLASTVLPIRSGRPSRIRPSRRAVGAALAAVLAIGLSACAPDPVNDSFLSGDNPGYVAADGAIVEIPVAERGEPVVEFGGVTENGDDFSSSELAGKVTVVNFWYAGCAPCRVEAEDLESVWQEHGGDDVAFLGINTRDQADTAKAFSAEFGVTYPSLIDVDTAEAKLAFASSVPIQATPTTLVLDKQGRVAARIIGPIDGTSILSTLVKDALAEDS encoded by the coding sequence GTGCCACTCGCCTCGACGGTTCTTCCGATCCGCAGCGGCCGCCCCTCCCGCATTCGGCCTTCTCGCCGTGCGGTCGGTGCCGCGCTCGCCGCGGTACTAGCCATCGGTCTGAGCGCCTGCGCTCCCGATCCCGTGAACGACTCGTTCCTGAGCGGAGACAATCCCGGCTACGTCGCGGCCGACGGGGCGATCGTCGAGATCCCGGTCGCCGAGCGCGGCGAACCCGTCGTCGAATTCGGCGGCGTGACCGAGAACGGCGACGACTTCAGCAGCTCCGAGCTCGCGGGCAAGGTGACGGTCGTGAACTTCTGGTACGCGGGCTGCGCACCGTGTCGGGTCGAGGCAGAAGACCTCGAGAGCGTGTGGCAGGAGCACGGCGGAGACGACGTGGCCTTCCTGGGCATCAACACCCGCGATCAGGCCGACACCGCCAAGGCGTTCTCGGCGGAGTTCGGCGTGACCTACCCGAGCCTCATCGATGTCGACACCGCCGAGGCGAAGCTCGCCTTCGCGTCGTCGGTGCCGATCCAGGCGACGCCGACCACTCTGGTGCTCGACAAGCAGGGCCGGGTCGCCGCCCGCATCATCGGGCCGATCGACGGCACCTCGATCCTCTCGACGCTCGTCAAGGACGCGCTCGCGGAGGACTCATGA
- a CDS encoding MerR family transcriptional regulator has protein sequence MKSSVESPWSVGEVAARFALPTNVLRHWETVGLLRPARDSAGRRRYGQDDVVRIAVIQRSKAAGMTLDQIAVLLDDGSAGRHEVLQQHLDDLDRRMEDMRRSREMTEHAMGCRSHDIATCPRFRASVADVLARL, from the coding sequence ATGAAGTCAAGTGTCGAGAGTCCCTGGTCCGTCGGCGAGGTGGCTGCCCGTTTCGCGCTGCCCACGAACGTGCTGAGGCACTGGGAGACGGTCGGGCTGCTGCGACCCGCACGCGACTCCGCCGGGAGGCGCCGATACGGGCAGGACGACGTGGTGCGCATAGCGGTGATCCAGCGCAGCAAGGCGGCCGGAATGACCCTCGACCAGATCGCCGTGCTCCTCGACGACGGAAGCGCCGGTCGGCACGAGGTGCTGCAGCAGCACCTCGACGATCTCGATCGGCGGATGGAGGACATGCGCCGATCACGCGAGATGACCGAGCATGCGATGGGATGCCGTTCGCACGACATCGCCACGTGTCCTCGCTTCCGCGCGAGTGTGGCCGACGTGCTCGCCCGGCTCTGA
- a CDS encoding NAD(P)/FAD-dependent oxidoreductase, translated as MYDAIVIGAGPAGLQAALTLGRTHRSTLLLDSGEYRNGTVLHMHNVVANDGTPPAEFRATARTQLAEYADVEIRDVGAQSVSGAEGAFSVMLADGVSAEAKSVILATGVADDLPSVPGLRELWGVKAFSCPFCDGHEHARRSIAILGPAPRAEHLIGLLGRIAGDITVFPVDQAFSAEDVQTLEGLGARVSVDLVTAVAPDGDDVRVTTDSGDRTVAGVFVASGSLRHRAPFADQLGLHMLPSGSIEIDDFGRTSLAGVFAAGDLAHRASLPGPMASVLLAAAAGQLAAVGVIQSLMAP; from the coding sequence ATGTACGACGCGATCGTGATCGGAGCAGGCCCCGCCGGCCTGCAGGCGGCACTGACCCTGGGACGGACGCACCGCTCGACGCTGCTGCTGGATTCCGGTGAGTACCGCAACGGCACGGTGCTGCACATGCACAACGTCGTCGCGAACGACGGAACTCCCCCGGCGGAGTTCCGCGCGACCGCGCGCACTCAGCTCGCCGAGTATGCCGACGTCGAGATCCGTGACGTCGGAGCGCAGTCGGTCTCGGGCGCGGAGGGCGCGTTCTCCGTGATGCTCGCGGACGGAGTCTCCGCCGAGGCGAAGAGCGTTATCCTCGCGACCGGCGTCGCCGACGATCTGCCATCCGTGCCCGGCCTGCGGGAGCTGTGGGGAGTGAAGGCCTTCAGCTGCCCGTTCTGCGACGGCCACGAGCATGCGAGGCGCTCCATCGCCATTCTCGGCCCCGCGCCTCGGGCCGAGCACCTGATCGGGCTTCTGGGTCGCATCGCAGGAGACATCACGGTCTTCCCCGTCGATCAGGCGTTCTCCGCAGAAGACGTGCAGACTCTCGAAGGGCTGGGAGCGCGGGTGAGCGTGGACCTCGTGACGGCGGTAGCGCCGGACGGCGACGATGTGCGGGTCACCACCGATTCCGGCGATCGGACTGTGGCCGGCGTCTTCGTGGCATCGGGCTCGCTCCGCCACCGTGCGCCGTTCGCCGACCAGCTCGGGCTGCACATGCTGCCGTCCGGGTCGATCGAGATCGACGACTTCGGTCGCACCTCACTCGCCGGCGTCTTCGCCGCGGGCGACCTCGCACACCGTGCGTCGCTTCCGGGGCCGATGGCCTCGGTGCTGCTGGCCGCCGCGGCCGGTCAGCTCGCGGCGGTCGGGGTCATCCAGTCGCTGATGGCTCCGTGA
- a CDS encoding histidine phosphatase family protein: MVASRLHLVRHGEVHNPQRVLYGRLPDYHLSKAGREMARAASDHIAGLDRPVAALYSSPLERAQESAEPFSERFGLTPEIDIRLIEPTNVFEGTQMRRSLMNPLKWWHLRQPSLPSWGEPYASIAERMLGMMAEAWRSVDDGDLVMVSHQAPIWITHLRVAGLPLQHDPRTRRCALSSVTSFELVGDVWREVAYAEPAATGGAVDVGAV; this comes from the coding sequence GTGGTGGCGTCGCGACTGCACCTCGTCCGTCACGGCGAGGTGCACAATCCCCAGCGCGTGCTCTACGGGCGGCTGCCCGACTATCACCTCAGCAAGGCGGGGAGGGAGATGGCGCGAGCCGCGTCCGATCACATCGCCGGTCTCGATCGCCCGGTCGCAGCTCTCTACTCCTCGCCGCTCGAGCGGGCACAGGAGTCGGCGGAGCCGTTCTCCGAGCGCTTCGGACTCACACCCGAGATCGACATCCGCCTGATCGAGCCGACCAATGTGTTCGAGGGCACGCAGATGCGCCGCTCGCTGATGAACCCGCTCAAGTGGTGGCACCTGCGTCAGCCGTCGCTGCCGAGCTGGGGCGAGCCGTACGCATCGATCGCCGAGAGGATGCTGGGCATGATGGCCGAGGCATGGCGATCCGTCGACGACGGCGACCTCGTGATGGTCTCGCACCAGGCGCCGATCTGGATCACCCACCTCCGCGTCGCGGGCCTGCCGCTGCAGCACGACCCGCGCACTCGGCGCTGCGCGCTGTCGAGCGTCACGTCTTTCGAGCTCGTCGGCGATGTGTGGCGCGAGGTCGCGTACGCCGAACCCGCGGCGACGGGTGGGGCAGTCGATGTCGGGGCGGTCTGA
- a CDS encoding DUF5684 domain-containing protein, which yields MDSNGISDLYASIFSGTTGLIALVFYVLVVIGLWKVFTKAGYPGILAIIPIVNVVFLVKIAGMSGWLALLYLIPIVGFIFGIIVAIKLGERFGKGGLFSFFLLFVFPYIGYLIIGFGESRYRAV from the coding sequence ATGGACTCCAACGGCATCTCGGATCTCTACGCATCGATCTTCTCCGGCACGACGGGCCTGATCGCCCTCGTCTTCTACGTCCTCGTCGTCATCGGCCTGTGGAAGGTGTTCACGAAGGCCGGCTACCCCGGCATCCTCGCGATCATCCCCATCGTGAACGTCGTCTTCCTCGTCAAGATCGCCGGGATGTCCGGCTGGCTCGCGCTGCTCTACCTCATCCCGATCGTCGGTTTCATCTTCGGGATCATCGTCGCGATCAAGCTGGGTGAGCGCTTCGGCAAGGGCGGGCTCTTCTCGTTCTTCCTGCTCTTCGTCTTCCCCTACATCGGGTATCTGATCATCGGCTTCGGCGAGTCCCGCTACCGCGCGGTCTGA
- the aspS gene encoding aspartate--tRNA ligase, with the protein MLRTHSAGSLRAEHIGQTVTLSGWVDRRRDHGGVAFIDLRDASGIAQVVIRDEEVAHPLRNEFVLKVTGEVSRRPEGNANPNLPTGEIELIATDVEVLNESAPLPFQVSTAVADTETVGEEARLKYRYLDLRRPAAASALRLRSDVYKAVRDVLHGEDFTEVETPTLTRSTPEGARDFVVPARLHPGSWYALPQSPQLFKQLLMVGGVEKYYQIARCYRDEDFRADRQPEFTQLDIEMSFVDQEDVIALMESLVVAMWKTIGVEVQTPLPRITYAEAMAKYGSDKPDLRFGLELVEATEYFAETPFRVFQAEYVGAVRMPGGASQPRKQLDAWQDWAKQRGARGLAYVLFNEDGSLGGPAAKNLSEAEQAGLAEFVGASAGDCVFFAAGSTKESRALLGAARVEIGRRLGYLNPDEFAFTWVVDAPMFEPAADAVASGDVAVGAGAWTAVHHAFTGPKPEFQDTFDTDPGSALAYAYDIVCNGSELGGGSIRIHREDVQKRVFEVMGISDEVAQEQFGFLLDAFKFGAPPHGGIALGMDRVLQHLAKTESIRDVIAFPKSGNGFDPLTAAPAPITAEQRAEAGVDFEPEDDEA; encoded by the coding sequence GTGCTTCGCACCCACTCGGCAGGCTCACTGCGAGCCGAGCATATCGGTCAGACCGTCACCCTCTCGGGTTGGGTCGATCGCCGTCGTGATCACGGAGGAGTCGCGTTCATCGATCTTCGGGATGCGTCCGGCATCGCGCAGGTCGTCATCCGCGATGAAGAGGTCGCGCACCCGCTGCGCAACGAGTTCGTCCTCAAGGTCACCGGCGAAGTCTCCCGCCGCCCCGAGGGCAACGCGAACCCGAACCTCCCCACCGGCGAGATCGAGCTCATCGCGACCGACGTCGAGGTGCTCAACGAGTCCGCTCCCCTGCCGTTCCAGGTGTCCACGGCCGTCGCCGACACCGAGACGGTCGGCGAGGAGGCTCGTCTCAAGTACCGCTACCTCGACCTGCGTCGTCCGGCGGCGGCCTCCGCGCTGCGTCTGCGTTCCGACGTCTACAAGGCGGTTCGCGACGTGCTGCACGGCGAGGACTTCACCGAGGTCGAGACCCCGACCCTCACGCGGTCGACCCCCGAGGGCGCCCGTGACTTCGTCGTGCCCGCCCGGCTGCACCCGGGCAGCTGGTACGCCCTGCCGCAGTCGCCGCAGCTCTTCAAGCAGCTGCTCATGGTGGGCGGTGTCGAGAAGTACTACCAGATCGCGCGCTGCTACCGCGACGAGGACTTCCGCGCCGACCGCCAGCCCGAGTTCACGCAGCTCGACATCGAGATGAGCTTCGTCGACCAGGAGGACGTCATCGCCCTGATGGAGTCGCTGGTCGTCGCGATGTGGAAGACCATCGGCGTCGAGGTGCAGACGCCTCTGCCCCGCATCACCTATGCCGAGGCGATGGCGAAGTACGGCTCCGACAAGCCCGACCTGCGTTTCGGGCTCGAGCTCGTCGAGGCGACCGAGTACTTCGCCGAGACGCCGTTCCGCGTCTTCCAGGCGGAGTACGTCGGCGCGGTGCGCATGCCCGGCGGCGCGAGCCAGCCGCGCAAGCAGCTCGACGCCTGGCAGGACTGGGCCAAGCAGCGCGGCGCCCGCGGTCTCGCCTACGTCCTCTTCAACGAGGACGGCTCGCTGGGCGGCCCCGCAGCCAAGAACCTGTCCGAGGCCGAGCAGGCCGGCCTCGCCGAGTTCGTCGGCGCCTCTGCCGGTGACTGCGTGTTCTTCGCCGCCGGATCGACCAAGGAGAGTCGCGCTCTTCTCGGCGCCGCCCGCGTCGAGATCGGCCGCCGCCTCGGCTATCTGAACCCCGACGAGTTCGCGTTCACGTGGGTCGTCGACGCCCCGATGTTCGAGCCGGCCGCGGATGCCGTGGCATCCGGTGACGTCGCCGTCGGCGCCGGAGCGTGGACCGCCGTGCACCACGCGTTCACGGGGCCCAAGCCCGAGTTCCAGGACACGTTCGACACCGACCCCGGTTCGGCTCTCGCCTACGCCTACGACATCGTGTGCAACGGCTCGGAGCTCGGCGGCGGATCGATCCGCATCCACCGCGAAGACGTGCAGAAGCGCGTGTTCGAGGTCATGGGCATCAGCGACGAGGTCGCGCAGGAGCAGTTCGGATTCCTGCTCGACGCGTTCAAGTTCGGCGCACCGCCGCACGGTGGAATCGCGCTCGGCATGGACCGCGTGCTGCAGCACCTGGCGAAGACCGAGTCGATCCGCGACGTCATCGCCTTCCCGAAGTCGGGCAACGGCTTCGACCCGCTGACGGCGGCTCCGGCGCCCATCACGGCCGAGCAGCGCGCCGAGGCCGGCGTCGACTTCGAGCCCGAGGACGACGAGGCCTGA
- a CDS encoding sulfite exporter TauE/SafE family protein, whose amino-acid sequence MDIGSVLGLEQLTWGTLILIVIAAFAAGWIDAVVGGGGLLQLPALLLIPGISPIQALATNKLASVFGTATSSVTYYRRAKPDIRTALPMAVIALVGSFGGAAVATVLPAAAFKPIIVIALLVVALFTAFRPQMGAATRLRFRGHKHHIMAGLAGLVIGFYDGLIGPGTGTFLVISLVALLGYDFLQASAKAKIVNLATNTGALLLFIPHGAVLWLLGGILAVANVAGSYLGSRMAISRGTTFIRVVFLVVVVALIAKLGVDVWNENIAPALAQIGR is encoded by the coding sequence ATGGACATCGGCAGTGTGCTCGGGCTCGAGCAGCTCACCTGGGGCACGCTGATCCTCATCGTCATCGCGGCCTTCGCCGCCGGCTGGATCGACGCCGTCGTAGGCGGTGGAGGGCTGCTGCAGCTTCCCGCCCTGCTGTTGATCCCCGGCATCTCACCGATCCAGGCACTCGCCACCAACAAGCTCGCCTCGGTCTTCGGCACGGCCACGAGCAGCGTCACCTACTACCGCCGAGCGAAACCCGACATCCGCACGGCGCTGCCGATGGCGGTGATCGCGCTCGTCGGCTCATTCGGCGGAGCCGCCGTCGCCACGGTGCTGCCGGCCGCGGCATTCAAGCCGATCATCGTGATCGCACTGCTCGTCGTGGCCCTCTTCACGGCGTTCCGCCCGCAGATGGGCGCCGCGACGCGGCTGCGCTTCAGGGGCCACAAGCACCACATCATGGCGGGGCTCGCCGGTCTCGTGATCGGGTTCTATGACGGGCTCATCGGGCCGGGCACCGGGACGTTCCTTGTGATCTCGCTCGTCGCACTGCTGGGGTATGACTTCCTGCAGGCGAGTGCGAAGGCGAAGATCGTGAACCTCGCCACGAACACCGGCGCGCTGCTGCTCTTCATCCCACACGGTGCCGTGCTGTGGCTGCTGGGCGGAATCCTCGCGGTGGCGAATGTCGCCGGCAGTTATCTCGGCTCGCGCATGGCGATCTCACGCGGCACGACCTTCATCCGCGTCGTGTTCCTCGTCGTGGTGGTCGCCCTGATCGCCAAGCTCGGCGTCGACGTGTGGAACGAGAACATCGCTCCCGCGCTCGCGCAGATCGGTCGTTGA
- a CDS encoding ABC transporter substrate-binding protein, producing the protein MTNFHRRARIGAGIALFTTAALGLTACATGAETPAAGSDDVDAAAATSVEDFGSFADLEEAAKAEGQLNVIALPRDWANYGEILDLFAEKYPEITINEASPDVSSAEEIQAAKTNEGLDTAPDVFDLGLTVALQNTDTFAPYQVQTWDEIPDALKEPTGLFVGDYGGYMSIGYDSSKFDAPESLDDLKDAAYKGAVAINGDPTQAGAAFAAVGLATVQSDGTLDDFQPGIDFFSELQKAGNLLKVDVTTATVASGETPVVFDWDYLNASHTADNEDWKVVVLDGTGYAGYYNQAINKDAPNPAAARLWQEFLYSDEVQNLWLKGGARPARMEAMTEAGTIDADLAAALPEVPSETVVPTEEQSTNAGTLLGEKWAAAVQ; encoded by the coding sequence ATGACCAACTTCCACCGCCGCGCGCGCATCGGCGCCGGCATCGCCCTGTTCACCACCGCCGCGCTCGGCCTGACCGCCTGCGCCACCGGTGCTGAGACCCCCGCTGCCGGCAGCGACGACGTCGACGCCGCAGCCGCGACCTCTGTCGAGGACTTCGGATCGTTCGCGGATCTCGAAGAGGCGGCGAAGGCCGAAGGCCAGCTCAACGTCATCGCCCTTCCGCGCGACTGGGCCAACTACGGCGAGATCCTCGACCTCTTCGCCGAGAAGTACCCCGAGATCACGATCAACGAGGCATCGCCCGACGTGTCGAGCGCCGAAGAGATCCAGGCAGCGAAGACCAACGAGGGGCTCGACACCGCACCCGACGTGTTCGACCTCGGCCTCACGGTCGCGCTGCAGAACACCGACACGTTCGCGCCGTACCAGGTGCAGACGTGGGACGAGATCCCCGACGCGCTCAAGGAGCCGACCGGGCTCTTCGTCGGCGACTACGGCGGATACATGTCGATCGGCTACGACTCGTCGAAGTTCGACGCCCCCGAGTCGCTCGACGACCTGAAGGACGCCGCCTACAAGGGTGCCGTCGCCATCAACGGCGACCCGACGCAGGCCGGTGCGGCGTTCGCCGCTGTGGGCCTCGCCACGGTGCAGTCCGACGGCACGCTCGACGACTTCCAGCCGGGTATCGACTTCTTCTCAGAGCTCCAGAAGGCCGGAAACCTGCTCAAGGTCGACGTCACCACGGCGACCGTCGCGAGCGGCGAGACTCCCGTCGTCTTCGACTGGGACTACCTGAACGCCTCGCACACCGCCGACAACGAGGACTGGAAGGTCGTCGTGCTCGACGGCACCGGTTACGCCGGCTACTACAACCAGGCGATCAACAAGGATGCCCCGAACCCGGCAGCCGCACGCCTCTGGCAGGAGTTCCTCTACAGCGACGAGGTGCAGAACCTGTGGCTCAAGGGCGGTGCACGTCCGGCTCGTATGGAGGCCATGACCGAGGCCGGCACGATCGACGCCGACCTGGCCGCGGCTCTTCCTGAGGTCCCGAGCGAGACGGTCGTCCCGACCGAGGAGCAGTCGACGAACGCCGGCACGCTGCTCGGCGAGAAGTGGGCAGCGGCGGTCCAGTGA
- a CDS encoding ABC transporter permease: MTTATTTGADATASAPVPLAPAGAGPVVSGARRSAPSAAWLGLVPFTAYVLLFLAVPTILAIGSGFFTEDGSFTWSNVSALGDPVVLTTFANSGGLSLLTALVGAILGALVCYALLGMNPDGAVRSTVDAAAGVLAQFGGVMLAFAFIATIGIQGVVTLFLKDDLGVDIFANGTWLYELPGLILPYIYFQIPLMVITFMPALAALKPQWAEANLTLGGTRSSFWLRIGIPVLAPSFLASLLLLFANAFSSYATAAALASQGAQIVPLQIRAALTSETVLGRENLAGALALGMIVIVGVVMGLYSIIQRRAARWQS, from the coding sequence GTGACCACTGCCACCACGACGGGGGCGGATGCCACGGCATCCGCCCCCGTCCCCCTCGCTCCGGCCGGCGCCGGGCCCGTCGTCTCGGGGGCCCGGCGCTCGGCGCCGTCCGCGGCCTGGCTCGGTCTCGTGCCCTTCACCGCCTATGTGCTGCTCTTCCTCGCCGTTCCGACGATCCTCGCGATCGGCTCGGGCTTCTTCACGGAGGACGGCTCGTTCACCTGGTCGAACGTCTCGGCCCTCGGCGATCCCGTGGTTCTCACGACGTTCGCGAACTCGGGCGGGCTCTCGCTGCTGACAGCCCTGGTCGGCGCGATCCTCGGAGCCCTCGTCTGCTACGCCCTGCTCGGCATGAACCCCGACGGCGCCGTGCGCTCGACCGTGGATGCCGCGGCCGGCGTGCTGGCCCAGTTCGGTGGTGTGATGCTCGCGTTCGCCTTCATCGCGACGATCGGCATCCAGGGCGTCGTCACGCTCTTCCTCAAGGACGACCTCGGCGTCGACATCTTCGCGAACGGCACCTGGCTCTACGAGCTCCCCGGCCTGATCCTGCCGTACATCTACTTCCAGATCCCCCTCATGGTGATCACGTTCATGCCCGCCCTCGCCGCGCTCAAGCCGCAGTGGGCCGAGGCGAACCTCACGCTCGGCGGCACACGCTCGAGCTTCTGGCTGCGCATCGGCATCCCGGTGCTGGCGCCCTCGTTTCTCGCGAGCCTTCTGCTGCTGTTCGCGAACGCCTTCTCTTCCTACGCCACGGCCGCAGCACTCGCCAGCCAGGGCGCGCAGATCGTCCCGCTTCAGATCCGGGCCGCGCTCACCAGCGAGACCGTGCTCGGCCGCGAGAACCTGGCCGGCGCACTCGCGCTCGGCATGATCGTGATCGTCGGAGTCGTCATGGGCCTGTACTCGATCATCCAGCGACGAGCCGCGAGGTGGCAGTCATGA